Within the bacterium genome, the region CATCATTGTCAAAGTCGTATATCATAATTTGATCACCAAGAACAATTTGCTCGGTCAAAAGGTCACCGGAGTATATGTCAATGAATTTCCATTTTAATGGTTGATAAGTATTATCAATAGCGATATATTCCGCAATTCCAGGATTTCTCATTTTTGCTACAAATATGTTGTTATAAGCAAAGCTATGGTTATTATTGCAAAAAGGCAGAAAGTAAGGAGCTGTTGTTATAGTATCAAAAAATCCGCACGGAAGGATAGGTATCTCGTCAATACCGTCACAATTTACATCAGTCGGAACCACTTGTCGAACTGCCGTTAGCATTGAAGTTAAAGACATTTGTGGATGAAATGTTGCCTTCAGAACAATCTCCTGTGCCCATCCCTGATGCAGGATGGCCAAGACTGCAAAGGAACCGATGATGGATTTCATAGGATGCCCCGTTAACGCCTTCCTTCCCCAGCCACAGGCCCAGAACGTCCACCAGCTGTCACAGCGATGACCTTGTAGAAGCCTTTTGGTACATCGCCAAAGCCTATGTGTTGGAAGGTCGAGCTTGTTGCATAGCCGACTTGTGTGAAGCAGGGTGCGTCCGGATCCGCGGACCACAGCACTCGATAGCCATCTGCATTCGGGACGGACTGCCAAGTCAGCAGGACATCTGGCCCAATGGTCGTGATGTCGAGGGTTTGCCCGGGGGAAGCGAGGAAGGAAGAACCAACACCATAGACTTGATATGTGTAACAAGTCGGGTCATCTCCGTAACCTGTTCTTGGAGAGAATACAAAGATGTCATCCAATCCATCAGCGTCGTAATCTCTGCACACAACTCTCTGAACTCCACCGGCTGTCAGCCCTTGGAAAATGATTTCACGAGTATTTATATCATAAACATAGATGCCATCATTAGACCCGTTTACGAATTCACCAACCCATTGATTTCGGCACTTACAAAGACAAACATTCGACGGAAGTGCATACATATCACTCATGCTTGCAGGTATTACATACATCTGACCGGTAATGACATTTAGTAATCCTATCCCACCTTGTGGTCCTGCCGAATATCCAGTATTTACCTCCAATACGCCATCGCCGTCCACATCGATATCAAGCCAAGAGGTTAGACCATTGTATAGTGAGATGTTGGCCATCTGCCCAGTGTGCTTCAATCCAATCTGGGCGAAAGTCACCACAGGCACGATAAACAACCAAGCGATCTTCATAAGAACTCCGGCCATTGACGCGGGGGAGGATGCCGAAACGAAGGCAAATGAAGACGGAATATGCAAGGAAGAAGTCAGGAGAGTGACATTGGGATACTATCTTTGATAGATCAACTACTTCAGGTAGGCCAGAGACGTGCAGATCCGCCACCACATCCATTACCTCGACCGCGGGGAGGATTGCTACCGGGCAGAACTTCGCTTTGATCCGCCTTATGATGTTGGCGTTATGTTGGGTGCCATCGACCAGATCTACCCAAAGGATCTCGGCCATCATCCCAGTGCCCAAGCCGTCGATGTGGACTACGTGTTGAGCGTGGTGTCTGCAAACGGCGTGCTACACGTTGTGGAGCCCGTGGACAAGGCATCGGTTGTCAGCGTCACCATCCGCCAAGGCCACACGGTGCAGGACCTGGTGGTGCGGGAGAGTGATGAAGTCATCCTGCTGGCGGGCACGAAGTGTCTTGTGTTGTGGGTGGTGGCGGGAAACCCCGGCATCTTGGCGGTTAAGGCCCTCGTTGTGCCCGACAAGGATGGCACGCACAGCAAAATCCGACGCAACATCGGCGACCTGCCCTTGCAGGAATACCTGACCAGGAAGCTCCTACACAAGCCGGAGGACGAAGACCTGGCTGTCACCCGGTGGCCGGATGTGTTGAAGACCCGCGAGGCATCCGCATATCTGCGGATCGGGGATAGCACCCTTCGTCAGAAAGTGGCGGAAGGGCTGATCCGTCGCACGGCATCCAAGAAATTTCTGAAGGTGGACCTGGATGCATACCTCGCGGGCATAAGGAAACGCTGACCGTGTGCCCAAAATGTGCCCAAAAAGCTGACGAGATCCACCATTTTTCAGCTGTTTCTGGCGGTCGGACATTGCGAAACTCGGCACGTAAAGTTATGATAATCAACAAGAAATGATGACCATCAACGGATAGGCAAGAAATGCGTCTGGCGAGTCCCTCCCTCTCCGTTGAAGAAAAAGGCCCGCCAGGGCCTTTTTCTTCAACGGAGAGGCATATGTGGGTCCCGCGCTTAGCGGGACCTTCCTTAGGGATTCACGGAGTCGCGACGAGTCACATCGCTGCTCTGTGGACCTGATGCGCGACTCCGTCGACCCGCTTGATCATCAGCGCGGCTTGCCGCGATGATGGTCCTCCGAGGGGTTCCGCGCTTGGCGGAACCTTCCGCCGGGTCCTGCACGCCCGAGCCATTCTCATGGGCGAAGCGGGACATCTGACCCGGGCGTGCTATCCCACCCAACGCGACCGCCGAAGGCCAAGATGGCCCGCCAGGGCCTTTTGCATGAACGGAGAGGAATACATGGGGCGTGCGCTTGGCACGCCTTGCCATAGGGATTCGCGTGTTCGCGCCGACGACCAAGGCCCGTGTCGCGAACATTGTCCGCGAACACGCCGACCCGCTCGACCATCAGCGCGGTTTGCCGCGATGAGGGTCCTCCGAGGGGTTCCGCGTTAGCGGAACCTTCCACTGGGTCCTGCCCGCCCGAGCCATTCTTTTGGGCCAAGCGGGAGATCCTCCGCGGGCATGCCTTCCTACCCACCATGACCGCCGAAGGCTACCAGTGGGGCCATCGTTTAGCGACATTCACGGCCATGAGCTCGCCCATGAACTATTCCCCGGCCAGGGCCTTGGAACTGCTGCGCATCGGCTCCGGCATTCCCGCGGCATCCTTTCGAGAAGGCCAGGAAGACGCCATCCGTCATGTGGTGGAGGGCCGGGGTCGCCTGTTGGTGGTGCAGAAGACAGGCTGGGGCAAGAGCTTCGTCTATTTCATCGCGGCGCGCCTCCTGCGCGAGCAAGGCAGCGGGCCGGCCATCTTGATTTCACCCTTGTTGGCACTGATGCGCAACCAGATCCGTGCCGCGGAGAGAATGGGGGTACGTGCGGCCACCATTCATTCCGACAACCAGCAGGACTGGCCGGAGATCGAGAGTCGCCTGGCGCGCCATGAGATCGACTTGCTGTTGATTTCGCCGGAACGCTTGGCCAACGAGCATTTCACGGGCAAGGTGCTGGCCCCCATTGCCGCTCAGGTTGGTCTCCTGGTCATTGACGAGGCGCATTGCATATCAGATTGGGGTCATGATTTCCGACCCCATTACCGGCTCATCGAACGCATCGTGCGAACCTTGCCCCCCACTTTGCGCTTGCTGGCCACAACGGCCACGGCCAATGACCGGGTGATGGAGGATCTGCGCTCGATCCTGGGTCCACGTCTGGAGGTCATGCGTGGCGATCTGAACCGGCCATCCTTGCTTCTGCAGACAATCACCATGCCCAGCCAGGCCGAGCGCATGGCCTGGTTGGCGGAGCGGATCCCCGCCTTGCCCGGCAGCGGCATCGTTTACACCCTCACCGTTCGGGATGCCAGGCAGGTGGCGGAGTGGTTGGCTTCGCGCGGCATGCTCGCCCAGGCCTACACCAGCGATTCCGCGGATCGCGAGAGCTTGGAGGATGCCCTGCTCGAAAACCGCATCAAGGTGATGGTGGCCACCACGGCCCTCGGCATGGGCTTTGACAAGCCGGACCTGGCCTTTGTGATCCACTACCAGACACCTGGTTCCGCCGTGGCCTATTACCAGCAGGTGGGACGCGCCGGACGCGCCCTGGAAGCCGCTTATGGCGTGCTGTTCAGCGGCGCGGAAGACGCGGACATCACGGACTACTTCATCAACTCCGCTTTCCCCACGCGGGAGGAAGTGCGGCAGGTCCTCTCCACCCTTGATCAGGAAGCCCAAGGCCTCTCCATCCCTGAGATCCTCGCCCGGATCAATCTCAGCAAGGGCCGTGTGGAGAAGGCCTTGTTCCTCCTCTCGCTGGAGTCGCCGGCGCCCATCGTCAAGGATGGAAGCCGCTGGCAATTGACCGCGGCGCAGCTAAGCCCCCAGTTCTGGGAGCGCGCCGAGCGATTGACCATCCTGCGGCGGGCCGAGCAGGCGCAAATGGAAGAGTATGCGGCCTTGCGACAGGGCCACATGGAGTTCTTGATCCATGCGCTGGATGGCGACGCCAGGGGCATTCAGCCGCCCCGCCTTGACCCTTTGCCCGCCGGAACCAAGCCGGCCCTGGTCCAGGCGGCCATCGAGTTCCTCAGGCGCACGAAGCTCGTCATTGAACCACGCAGGCTTTGGCCAACGGGCGGGATGCCATCACTCGACCAGAAGGGGAGGATCTCTCCCAAATTCCAGATGGAGGAAGGACGGGCTCTTTGTGCCTGGGGTGATGCGGGCTGGGGAAGTCTGGTTCGGCAGGGGAAGTACCAGGATGGACACTTCTCGGATGACCTCGTGCAGGCTTGTGCCAGGATGATCCGGGCATGGCGGCCACAACCACCCATCGAGTGGGTCACGGCTGTACCATCCTTGCGTCACCCCCGCTTGGTGCCGGATTTTGCCCGGCGCCTGGCAGCGGAGCTGGGCCTGCCTTTCCAGGAATCCTTGCGCAAGACAGGGCATCGTCCGGAGCAGAAGACCATGGCCAATTCCATCCAGCAGGCCCGCAATGTCGACGGATCTCTCAGCGTGAATGCACTGGCCGTCCTGCCTGGGGCCGTCTTGCTGGTGGACGACATGGTGGACTCGCGCTGGACACTGACCCTGGGGGCCTATCTTCTTCGCGAGCACGGCGGTGGCGCCGTGTTTCCCTTGGCTCTGGCCACAACAGGATAGACACCATGTTCTCCCAAATCAGCCCGAACACCCAGGCCATGTTGATGCTCACCGCGCCCCTGATCACAGGTCGGGGTGTCGCCGAGGGGGACCTGCTGAAACCCAGCGAGTACAGAGTGCTGGCGAGGATGCTGCGCGACAACGAGGCTGAGCCGGCCGACTTGATGGGTCCGGCGGGCCTGAGCCTGATGCAGCGGCTGCCGGTCCCGCTGGATCCCTCACGGATTTCACGCTTGTTGAATCGCGGCTTTCAACTGAGCCAAGCCATCGAACACTGGAGTGCGCGGGCCATCTGGGTGATCAGCCGTGCCGACGCCGCCTACCCCGACCGCTACAAGAAACGGCTGCGCGAGGAGGCGCCCATCGTGTTGTACGGTGTGGGCGACAAAGGTCTGCTGGATCAGGGCGGGCTGGCCGTGGTCGGTTCCCGGGATGCATCCCCGGCGGCGCTGGAACACGCCCGGGCGGCGGGTCGACTGGCGGCGGCCGCGGATGTGATGATCATCTCGGGCGGGGCGCGGGGCATCGATCAAGCCGCCATGGCCGCCTCGTTGGAGGAGGGGGGAAGGGCGGCCGGGATCTTGGCCGACAGCCTGGAACGCGCCGCCCTCGAACGTAGCTCGCGGGAGGCCCTGATCCATCGCCGCCTGGTGCTGACCTCGCCCTACGATCCTTCCGCCCGCTTCCAGGTTGGGCATGCCATGCAGCGCAACAAGCTGATCTATGCCTTGGCGGACCTGGCCTTGGTGGAGGATTCGGACCACAACCGGGGGGGGACCTGGGCGGGAGCTGTTGAGCAACTCGAGAAACTGCGCTTCGTGCCCGTGCTCGTGCGGGACGACCACGATCAGAGCAAAGGCCTGTCGGCATTGGTGCGCAAGGGAGCTAGTCGGTGGCCGGAGCCCCGCGGCCCCGCTGAACTGCACCAGTTGATCAAAAGCATGGAAAGCACCGGCGCCTTGTCGAATCCCTATCAGCTGGCCCTGGATGACCCGGGTGTCCTCGCGGCCAAGCCC harbors:
- a CDS encoding helix-turn-helix domain-containing protein, yielding MQIRHHIHYLDRGEDCYRAELRFDPPYDVGVMLGAIDQIYPKDLGHHPSAQAVDVDYVLSVVSANGVLHVVEPVDKASVVSVTIRQGHTVQDLVVRESDEVILLAGTKCLVLWVVAGNPGILAVKALVVPDKDGTHSKIRRNIGDLPLQEYLTRKLLHKPEDEDLAVTRWPDVLKTREASAYLRIGDSTLRQKVAEGLIRRTASKKFLKVDLDAYLAGIRKR
- a CDS encoding RecQ family ATP-dependent DNA helicase, whose amino-acid sequence is MNYSPARALELLRIGSGIPAASFREGQEDAIRHVVEGRGRLLVVQKTGWGKSFVYFIAARLLREQGSGPAILISPLLALMRNQIRAAERMGVRAATIHSDNQQDWPEIESRLARHEIDLLLISPERLANEHFTGKVLAPIAAQVGLLVIDEAHCISDWGHDFRPHYRLIERIVRTLPPTLRLLATTATANDRVMEDLRSILGPRLEVMRGDLNRPSLLLQTITMPSQAERMAWLAERIPALPGSGIVYTLTVRDARQVAEWLASRGMLAQAYTSDSADRESLEDALLENRIKVMVATTALGMGFDKPDLAFVIHYQTPGSAVAYYQQVGRAGRALEAAYGVLFSGAEDADITDYFINSAFPTREEVRQVLSTLDQEAQGLSIPEILARINLSKGRVEKALFLLSLESPAPIVKDGSRWQLTAAQLSPQFWERAERLTILRRAEQAQMEEYAALRQGHMEFLIHALDGDARGIQPPRLDPLPAGTKPALVQAAIEFLRRTKLVIEPRRLWPTGGMPSLDQKGRISPKFQMEEGRALCAWGDAGWGSLVRQGKYQDGHFSDDLVQACARMIRAWRPQPPIEWVTAVPSLRHPRLVPDFARRLAAELGLPFQESLRKTGHRPEQKTMANSIQQARNVDGSLSVNALAVLPGAVLLVDDMVDSRWTLTLGAYLLREHGGGAVFPLALATTG
- a CDS encoding DNA-processing protein DprA, with protein sequence MFSQISPNTQAMLMLTAPLITGRGVAEGDLLKPSEYRVLARMLRDNEAEPADLMGPAGLSLMQRLPVPLDPSRISRLLNRGFQLSQAIEHWSARAIWVISRADAAYPDRYKKRLREEAPIVLYGVGDKGLLDQGGLAVVGSRDASPAALEHARAAGRLAAAADVMIISGGARGIDQAAMAASLEEGGRAAGILADSLERAALERSSREALIHRRLVLTSPYDPSARFQVGHAMQRNKLIYALADLALVEDSDHNRGGTWAGAVEQLEKLRFVPVLVRDDHDQSKGLSALVRKGASRWPEPRGPAELHQLIKSMESTGALSNPYQLALDDPGVLAAKPDPTRVRESPAGAAPDVQELASSAMAPASSPVAQPVCKASVAPASTMACELYLLVRSLASRLSEPLLEREIAELWGVTPKQAKAWIGKLVKDGILLRSVRPARYRAQPQPLPLLEEEPDPAEDRPKGSKATKS